The proteins below are encoded in one region of Syntrophotalea carbinolica DSM 2380:
- a CDS encoding transposase: MPRQPRLDIPGLLQHVIVRGIERSEIFLDDGDRRRFVDRFDRLLVETETDCYAWALIPNHFHLLLRCNRMELSRFMRRLLTGYAVYFNLRHNRSGHLFQNRYKSIVCEEETYFLELIRYIHLNPLRAGLVSDLDELERYPWCGHQAILGNAHVSGHSVEAVLAHFGRQMDLSRDLYRRFVADGSGMGDQPHLVGKLSKRQESQTDAVVFDNRVLGSSGFIETLSEQNDLKGRLQDRKSLEELQRIIEDFFRVKPGGLGQRGRQDTISSARAVYCFLAVAKLRYSGVEVGKRLGICGSSVSRAARRGKELFQSKGDLQVLWAGC, encoded by the coding sequence ATGCCACGACAACCCCGTCTTGACATACCGGGCCTGCTTCAACATGTCATCGTTCGCGGGATCGAACGATCAGAAATATTCCTCGATGATGGTGATCGCCGGCGTTTTGTTGACAGGTTTGACCGATTACTGGTCGAAACTGAAACCGATTGCTACGCATGGGCACTGATTCCGAACCATTTCCATCTGTTGCTGCGCTGCAACCGGATGGAACTTTCTCGCTTCATGCGTCGCCTGCTTACCGGGTATGCCGTTTATTTCAATCTCCGCCATAATCGATCCGGGCATCTGTTCCAGAACCGCTATAAGTCAATTGTGTGCGAAGAAGAAACCTATTTTTTGGAATTGATTCGCTACATTCATCTTAATCCTCTCCGGGCCGGCCTTGTGTCAGACTTGGATGAGCTAGAGCGATACCCTTGGTGCGGCCACCAGGCAATTCTCGGCAATGCGCACGTTTCGGGGCACTCCGTGGAGGCAGTCCTGGCGCACTTTGGAAGACAAATGGACTTGTCACGGGATTTGTATCGTCGATTCGTTGCAGATGGTTCCGGGATGGGTGACCAACCCCATCTGGTAGGCAAACTGTCAAAGCGACAAGAAAGCCAAACAGATGCAGTTGTTTTCGACAACCGGGTACTCGGAAGTAGTGGTTTTATAGAAACCCTTAGTGAGCAGAATGATCTCAAGGGACGATTGCAGGATCGAAAATCATTGGAAGAACTGCAGCGAATTATTGAAGATTTTTTCCGAGTAAAACCGGGGGGGCTCGGTCAGCGGGGTCGACAAGATACGATTTCATCTGCCCGTGCTGTTTATTGTTTTCTGGCCGTGGCCAAACTGCGCTATTCGGGTGTAGAGGTCGGAAAGAGGCTTGGTATCTGCGGTTCTTCCGTGAGTCGGGCAGCCAGGCGAGGTAAGGAGCTGTTTCAGTCCAAGGGCGATCTTCAGGTGTTGTGGGCAGGTTGTTAA
- a CDS encoding phosphomannomutase/phosphoglucomutase, translating to MTNLTCFKAYDIRGRLPDELNEDIAYRIGRAYAEYLKPGRVVVGRDVRLSSAALCDALANGLQDGGTDVFDIGLCGTEEIYFATFAEEMDGGIMVTASHNPMDYNGMKLVRQGSRPISGDSGLDAIRKLAQDNQFAPPAQRGTRTVLDTRPRYIEHLLGYIDRQSLRPLKVVVNVGNGCAGPVLDQLEQHLPFEFIKVHHEPDGTFPNGIPNPLLPENRSATAEAVVAHGADLGIAWDGDFDRCFLFDEKGGFIEGYYVVGLLAAVFLQHHPGARIIHDPRLTWNTMDQVSELGGTAVMSKTGHAFIKERMRQEDAVYGGEMSAHHYFRDFAYCDSGMIPWLLVAELMSRSGQPLSSLVGERIKCYPASGEINRRLSDPAATLSNIENHYRVGAKATDFTDGLSMEFDQWRFNLRCSNTEPVVRLNVETRGDQGLMEQKTQEILGMMDAR from the coding sequence ATGACGAATTTAACATGCTTCAAAGCCTACGACATCCGCGGTCGTTTGCCGGATGAGTTGAATGAGGATATCGCTTATCGTATTGGCCGGGCTTATGCCGAGTATCTGAAGCCGGGCCGGGTGGTGGTGGGTCGGGATGTGCGGCTCAGCAGTGCTGCGTTGTGTGATGCGCTGGCTAATGGGTTGCAAGACGGCGGGACGGATGTTTTTGATATCGGTTTGTGTGGTACGGAAGAGATATATTTCGCCACCTTCGCCGAGGAGATGGATGGCGGCATCATGGTGACGGCCAGTCACAATCCCATGGATTACAACGGCATGAAACTGGTGCGGCAGGGCTCGCGGCCCATCAGTGGAGACAGTGGGCTGGATGCTATTCGGAAGTTGGCTCAGGACAACCAATTTGCTCCGCCGGCACAACGCGGTACCCGCACTGTTCTGGATACCCGACCGCGTTATATCGAACATCTGCTGGGTTATATCGACCGGCAATCATTGCGGCCTTTGAAGGTCGTGGTCAATGTCGGCAACGGTTGTGCCGGTCCGGTACTGGATCAGCTGGAGCAGCATCTGCCTTTTGAGTTCATCAAGGTTCATCATGAGCCGGACGGCACCTTTCCCAATGGCATTCCCAATCCCTTGCTGCCGGAAAATCGGTCGGCCACGGCCGAAGCGGTGGTGGCCCACGGTGCGGATCTGGGGATTGCCTGGGATGGTGATTTTGATCGTTGTTTTCTGTTCGATGAGAAGGGTGGCTTCATCGAGGGGTATTACGTGGTGGGATTGCTGGCGGCGGTGTTTCTGCAGCACCATCCCGGCGCCCGCATCATCCATGATCCGCGTCTGACCTGGAATACCATGGATCAGGTATCGGAGCTGGGCGGTACGGCGGTTATGAGCAAGACCGGCCATGCTTTCATCAAGGAACGCATGCGCCAGGAGGATGCGGTGTACGGCGGTGAGATGAGCGCTCACCATTACTTCCGGGATTTTGCCTACTGCGACAGCGGCATGATTCCCTGGTTGCTGGTTGCGGAACTCATGAGCCGCAGTGGCCAGCCTCTTTCCAGTTTGGTGGGAGAGCGTATCAAGTGTTATCCCGCCAGCGGCGAGATCAATCGCCGCCTGAGCGATCCTGCTGCAACTCTGTCCAACATCGAGAATCATTATCGTGTCGGTGCGAAAGCAACCGATTTTACGGATGGATTGAGTATGGAGTTCGATCAGTGGCGGTTTAATCTGCGCTGCTCCAATACCGAGCCGGTGGTGCGGTTGAATGTCGAAACCCGCGGCGATCAGGGGTTGATGGAGCAGAAGACGCAGGAAATCCTAGGCATGATGGATGCGCGTTAG
- a CDS encoding four helix bundle protein, whose translation MTTRRFEELRVYQLSEKLADDIWKIVSEWDYMAKDTVGKQLVRAVDSVGANIAEGTGRGSYQDNRRFVRIARGSLYEVRHWLRRAYNRGLLTEDHILSTKLLLQELAPKLNAYLRSIGAQKTMTDDK comes from the coding sequence ATGACCACTCGAAGGTTTGAGGAGCTGCGGGTATATCAGCTTTCTGAAAAATTGGCGGATGATATTTGGAAGATTGTTTCGGAATGGGATTATATGGCCAAGGATACCGTTGGAAAACAGTTGGTTCGTGCTGTTGACAGTGTAGGGGCTAATATCGCTGAAGGAACTGGTCGGGGTTCTTATCAGGATAACCGACGATTTGTACGAATAGCCAGAGGCTCCCTTTACGAAGTCAGACATTGGTTGCGTCGGGCCTATAATCGTGGATTGCTGACTGAAGATCATATTCTCTCCACCAAGCTTCTGTTGCAGGAACTTGCGCCCAAACTCAACGCCTACCTGCGTTCCATTGGTGCCCAAAAAACTATGACTGATGACAAGTGA
- a CDS encoding mannose-1-phosphate guanylyltransferase/mannose-6-phosphate isomerase, with the protein MIVPVIMSGGAGTRLWPLSRELYPKQLLPLVNEATMLQETQLRLNGLQNLVEPLVVCNESHRFMVAEQLRQAGCPAGAIMLEPVGRNTAPAVAVAALQAQGAGDDPVLLVLPADHVIVDAESFRCAVVEGAKLAEAGKLVTFGIVPTKAETGYGYIRADRACPLSSVTCHLCKGGPLSSVTCHLEKTKDQGPMTNDPTAFAVAEFVEKPDAETAEHYLASGDYYWNSGMFMFRASRYLDELEKFAPEMLSCCREALEKAQRDLDFVRLDAEAFGACPKDSIDYAVMEKTADAAVIPLDAGWSDVGSWSALWEVGQADGAGNVMRGDVLTHDSSNCYLHSSGRMVAAVGLEDHVVVETADAVLVARRDRAQDVKAIVEQLKEQGRGEALLHRRVNRPWGSYESIDQSDRFQVKRITVNPGASLSLQMHHHRAEHWIVVKGTARITKGDEILVLSENQSTYIPLGVKHRLENPGLIPLELIEVQSGAYLGEDDIVRFDDLYGR; encoded by the coding sequence ATGATTGTCCCGGTAATTATGTCCGGTGGGGCCGGTACCCGTCTTTGGCCTTTATCACGTGAGCTTTACCCCAAGCAGCTTCTGCCTCTGGTTAACGAGGCTACCATGCTGCAGGAGACCCAGCTGCGTCTTAATGGTCTACAAAACCTGGTCGAGCCGTTGGTTGTTTGCAATGAAAGTCATCGTTTCATGGTGGCGGAGCAGTTGCGCCAGGCAGGGTGCCCTGCCGGTGCAATAATGTTGGAGCCGGTTGGACGTAATACCGCTCCGGCTGTTGCTGTAGCTGCCTTGCAGGCGCAGGGTGCTGGGGATGATCCGGTTTTGCTTGTATTGCCGGCTGATCATGTGATCGTTGATGCTGAGAGTTTTCGTTGTGCTGTGGTAGAGGGCGCGAAGCTTGCTGAGGCTGGTAAGTTGGTGACTTTTGGGATTGTGCCGACTAAGGCTGAGACAGGGTATGGGTACATACGCGCTGATCGCGCGTGTCCTTTGTCATCTGTCACTTGTCATTTGTGTAAAGGCGGTCCTTTGTCCTCGGTCACTTGTCATTTGGAAAAGACAAAGGACCAGGGACCAATGACTAATGACCCGACGGCTTTTGCCGTCGCTGAATTTGTTGAAAAACCCGATGCTGAAACGGCAGAGCATTACCTTGCTTCCGGCGATTACTACTGGAACAGTGGTATGTTTATGTTCCGGGCGTCGCGGTATCTGGATGAGTTGGAGAAGTTTGCTCCGGAAATGCTGAGTTGCTGTCGTGAGGCATTGGAAAAGGCGCAGCGGGATCTCGATTTTGTTCGGTTGGATGCGGAGGCGTTTGGGGCTTGTCCGAAGGATTCCATCGACTATGCGGTGATGGAGAAGACTGCCGATGCTGCGGTGATTCCGCTGGATGCGGGGTGGAGCGATGTTGGTTCCTGGTCGGCGTTGTGGGAAGTGGGGCAGGCTGACGGTGCCGGCAATGTGATGCGTGGTGATGTGTTGACCCACGACAGTAGCAATTGTTATCTGCACTCCAGCGGTCGCATGGTTGCTGCGGTGGGGCTTGAGGATCATGTGGTGGTGGAAACAGCCGATGCCGTGCTGGTGGCGCGGCGGGATCGGGCCCAGGACGTCAAGGCTATTGTCGAGCAACTTAAAGAGCAGGGCAGGGGCGAGGCGTTGCTGCACCGTCGGGTCAACCGTCCTTGGGGCAGCTACGAGAGCATCGACCAAAGCGATCGGTTTCAGGTCAAGCGCATTACGGTAAATCCCGGTGCCAGCCTGTCTTTGCAAATGCATCATCATCGGGCTGAACACTGGATCGTGGTCAAAGGCACGGCCCGTATCACCAAGGGTGATGAAATCTTGGTCCTTTCCGAAAACCAGTCGACTTATATCCCTCTCGGTGTGAAGCACCGCCTGGAAAATCCCGGTTTGATACCGCTGGAGTTGATTGAGGTGCAGTCCGGGGCGTATCTCGGGGAAGATGATATTGTGCGTTTTGATGATCTGTACGGCCGGTAG